A window of Primulina tabacum isolate GXHZ01 chromosome 4, ASM2559414v2, whole genome shotgun sequence contains these coding sequences:
- the LOC142542365 gene encoding exonuclease 1 produces the protein MGINNFLRFMKPHVQSVHIKKYSGKRVGIDAYSWLHKGAYSCSMELCLNTDGDKKSQYLKYFMHRINMLRHHKITPVVVFDGGSIPCKAAIEDERHRRRKANRDMAMEKLKEGNANAASELFQRAVSITPLMAHQLVQILRLENIEFVVAPYEADAQLAYLSGLKAEEGGVVAVISEDSDLLAYGCPAVVFKMDRYGNGEEIVLDKVFNTVGCVPSFKSFDRELLTGMCVLAGCDFLPSVPGVGIARAHNLVAKYRNFSRILSVLRFEKGKQMPEDYSEAFKEAAAVFQHARVYDAAKKQLKPLKPLTPDLLQNEDKNLDFLGPDLPPSLAIAIAQGNLDPCTMEAFDHFPQPGNQFNLNSPASACRFLRQEEATESTEGKHSDDVPTDKVINGLAQQKPTTVAEEVLNSSEILSLQNLVFPSNDEASTENVKTPFRLPSKIPNNNPFKKRKLEQVQTVAIHEQVSTVTEIESLGPIVESQESINSKHSSLLTTKVENISRKLPKHRHCTAEVSKNTSILNFYSRV, from the exons atgggCATCAATAATTTTCTGAGATTCATGAAGCCGCATGTTCAATCCGTTCACATAAAGAAATATTCTGGCAAACGA GTAGGGATCGATGCATATTCATGGCTTCATAAAGGAG CTTATTCGTGTAGCATGGAGCTATGTCTGAATACTGATGGAGACAAGAAATCCCAATATTTGAAGTATTTTATGCATCGAATCAATATGCTTCGACACCATAAGATCACTCCGGTGGTCGTTTTTGATGGCGGGAGTATCCCGTGTAAGGCTGCCATAGAAGATGAAAGGCACAG GAGAAGAAAGGCCAATAGAGATATGGCGATGGAGAAGCTGAAGGAAGGTAATGCTAATGCAGCCTCTGAGCTTTTCCAG AGGGCAGTGAGCATCACTCCGCTGATGGCACATCAACTTGTCCAG ATTTTGAGATTAGAGAATATTGAGTTTGTGGTAGCTCCATACGAGGCAGATGCACAACTGGCATACCTGTCTGGTCTTAAAGCTGAAGAGGGTGGGGTTGTAGCAGTCATTTCAGAGGACAGTGACTTACTAGCATATGGTTGTCCAGCT GTAGTCTTTAAGATGGACCGATATGGCAATGGTGAAGAGATAGTTCTGGACAAGGTCTTTAATACTGTTGGTTGCGTACCATCCTTCAAAAGTTTTGATAGAGAATTGCTAACAG GTATGTGTGTCTTGGCTGGCTGTGATTTCCTTCCATCTGTTCCTGGAGTTGGAATTGCAAGAGCTCACAATCTGGTTGCCAAGTACCGAAACTTCTCCCGT ATTCTATCAGTTTTGAGATTTGAGAAGGGAAAACAAATGCCTGAAGATTACTCCGAGGCCTTCAAAGAAGCAGCTGCAGTGTTCCAGCATGCTCGAGT ATATGATGCAGCTAAAAAGCAACTCAAACCCCTCAAACCTCTAACGCCGGATCTCTTGCAAAACGAAGATAAAAATCTTGATTTCTTAGGGCC GGACTTACCCCCATCGCTAGCAATTGCAATTGCTCAAGGAAATCTGGACCCGTGCACAATGGAAGCTTTTGATCACTTCCCTCAACCAGGAAACCAGTTTAATCTCAACTCTCCAGCTTCTGCTTGTAGATTCTTGAGACAAGAAGAAGCTACTGAATCCACTGAAG GCAAACATTCAGATGATGTGCCAACAGACAAAGTGATCAATGGTTTAGCCCAACAGAAGCCCACAACAGTTGCGGAGGAAGTGCTGAACTCCAGTGAAATTTTATCACTACAAAACTTGGTTTTCCCTTCAAACGATGAAGCCTCCACAGAAAATGTAAAAACGCCCTTTCGACTTCCTTCAAAGATTCCGAACAACAACCCGTTCAAAAAACGCAAACTGGAACAAGTTCAGACGGTTGCAATTCATGAACAGGTTTCAACGGTTACTGAGATTGAGAGCCTAGGCCCCATTGTTGAATCACAGGAAAGTATAAACTCTAAACATTCATCTCTTCTTACCACAAAAGTGGAAAATATTAGCAGAAAGCTACCAAAACATAGGCATTGCACAGCTGAAGTATCTAAGAATACAAGCATCTTAAATTTCTATTCTAGAGTGTAA
- the LOC142542371 gene encoding peroxisome biogenesis protein 3-2-like isoform X2, whose product MWEFWRRHKRKVCITLGVFGSGYLFYKLYDARRARLNDLEKQYAVERENDELIKAQIQAHFESVQGISDSTTLPHVMDLLDCRLAENLDLTQLTKRLIQGKGQPNTLSTSEKLELWDKLKILSFTKMILALWSMTMLSLYIKVQVNILGRHLYIDTARGLGSSHILDEAELIDRNDEQQFLVCADYLSNYGLLALISYTEAVASEVLKGAQLKDFFSLSSLHEFIIQILDTLLSKGSPHHWVSYLMPDDAGAYKLVASSSTIGSDIARATKYELLMAETRAVVSSAEFGNIVDISLRALVSMMLEDLISEFGGSDLVSGMPLAKLLPRIARMSELLLQESNRNKYIQHIQTIPERFLVGFSP is encoded by the exons ATGTG GGAGTTTTGGAGGAGGCATAAGAGGAAAGTGTGCATTACACTTGGAGTTTTTGGAAGTGGATATCTATTTTACAAACTCTATGATGCTAGGAGGGCTAGGCTTAATGATCTCGAGAAACAGTATGCAGTTGAAAGAGAGAATGATGAACTCATCAAAGCTCA AATTCAAGCCCATTTCGAGAGCGTTCAGGGAATATCTGATTCAACAACACTTCCCCATGTAATGGATCTATTAGATTGTAGATTAGCTGAGAACTTGGACCTTACACAGTTGACGAAGAGATTGATTCAAGGAAAGGGCCAGCCGAACACTTTATCTACGTCAGAAAAACTTGAATTATGGGATAAACTCAAAATTCTCA GTTTTACGAAGATGATACTGGCTCTTTGGTCAATGACTATGCTGAGCCTCTATATCAAAGTCCAAGTCAACATATTAGGGAGACATCTATATATCGACACTGCACGAGGTCTTGGAAGTTCTCACATACTT GATGAAGCTGAGCTAATTGACAGAAATGACGAGCAGCAGTTTTTGGTCTGTGCTGATTACCTTTCAAATTACGGCCTTCTTGCCCTTATATCTTATACAGAGGCAGTGGCTTCTGAAGTCCTTAAAGG AGCACAATTGAAGGATTTCTTCAGTCTTTCGTCTCTCCACGAATTTATTATTCAGATACTTGACACTTTGTTGAGCAAGGGGAGCCCTCATCACTGGGTGAGTTATTTGATGCCTGATGATGCTGGAGCTTATAAACTTGTTGCATCCTCTAGCACAATTGGCTCCGATATTGCTCGTGCTACCAAATATGAATTACTCATGGCAGAGACACGTGCAGTTGTATCAAG TGCTGAATTTGGAAATATTGTCGACATTTCGTTGCGAGCAttggtgagcatgatgttggaAGATCTAATTTCTGAGTTTGGAGGTAGCGATTTAGTTTCTGGGATGCCACTGGCCAAACTTCTTCCAAGAATTGCTCGGATGAGTGAGTTGCTTCTTCAAGAATCAAATAGGAATAAGTATATCCAACATATTCAAACCATACCAGAG AGATTCTTGGTGGGTTTTTCACCATGA
- the LOC142542371 gene encoding peroxisome biogenesis protein 3-2-like isoform X1: protein MWEFWRRHKRKVCITLGVFGSGYLFYKLYDARRARLNDLEKQYAVERENDELIKAQIQAHFESVQGISDSTTLPHVMDLLDCRLAENLDLTQLTKRLIQGKGQPNTLSTSEKLELWDKLKILSFTKMILALWSMTMLSLYIKVQVNILGRHLYIDTARGLGSSHILDEAELIDRNDEQQFLVCADYLSNYGLLALISYTEAVASEVLKGAQLKDFFSLSSLHEFIIQILDTLLSKGSPHHWVSYLMPDDAGAYKLVASSSTIGSDIARATKYELLMAETRAVVSSAEFGNIVDISLRALVSMMLEDLISEFGGSDLVSGMPLAKLLPRIARMSELLLQESNRNKYIQHIQTIPEVELFFTLLYSSTPTS from the exons ATGTG GGAGTTTTGGAGGAGGCATAAGAGGAAAGTGTGCATTACACTTGGAGTTTTTGGAAGTGGATATCTATTTTACAAACTCTATGATGCTAGGAGGGCTAGGCTTAATGATCTCGAGAAACAGTATGCAGTTGAAAGAGAGAATGATGAACTCATCAAAGCTCA AATTCAAGCCCATTTCGAGAGCGTTCAGGGAATATCTGATTCAACAACACTTCCCCATGTAATGGATCTATTAGATTGTAGATTAGCTGAGAACTTGGACCTTACACAGTTGACGAAGAGATTGATTCAAGGAAAGGGCCAGCCGAACACTTTATCTACGTCAGAAAAACTTGAATTATGGGATAAACTCAAAATTCTCA GTTTTACGAAGATGATACTGGCTCTTTGGTCAATGACTATGCTGAGCCTCTATATCAAAGTCCAAGTCAACATATTAGGGAGACATCTATATATCGACACTGCACGAGGTCTTGGAAGTTCTCACATACTT GATGAAGCTGAGCTAATTGACAGAAATGACGAGCAGCAGTTTTTGGTCTGTGCTGATTACCTTTCAAATTACGGCCTTCTTGCCCTTATATCTTATACAGAGGCAGTGGCTTCTGAAGTCCTTAAAGG AGCACAATTGAAGGATTTCTTCAGTCTTTCGTCTCTCCACGAATTTATTATTCAGATACTTGACACTTTGTTGAGCAAGGGGAGCCCTCATCACTGGGTGAGTTATTTGATGCCTGATGATGCTGGAGCTTATAAACTTGTTGCATCCTCTAGCACAATTGGCTCCGATATTGCTCGTGCTACCAAATATGAATTACTCATGGCAGAGACACGTGCAGTTGTATCAAG TGCTGAATTTGGAAATATTGTCGACATTTCGTTGCGAGCAttggtgagcatgatgttggaAGATCTAATTTCTGAGTTTGGAGGTAGCGATTTAGTTTCTGGGATGCCACTGGCCAAACTTCTTCCAAGAATTGCTCGGATGAGTGAGTTGCTTCTTCAAGAATCAAATAGGAATAAGTATATCCAACATATTCAAACCATACCAGAGGTAGAACTATTCTTCACCCTCTTGTACTCAAGCACGCCCACTTCATAG
- the LOC142542364 gene encoding small ribosomal subunit protein RACK1-like, producing MAQEQLILRGTMRAHTDWVTAIAAPVDNSDMIVSSSRDKSLILWSLTKEDKNYGVARRRLTGHGHFVEDVVLSSDGQFALSGSWDGELRLWDLQSGGTARRFVGHTKDVLSVAFSIDNRQIMSASRDKTIKLWNTLGECKYTIQDQDAHSDWVSCVRFSPNALQPMIVSGSWDRTVKIWNLANCKLRSTLTGHSGYVNTVAVSPDGSLCASGGKDGIILLWDLAEGKKLYSLDAGSVIHALCFSPNRYWLCAATESSIKIWDLESKSVVVDLKVDLKQESEMAAEETTQSVACKNKINYCTCLSWSADGSTLYSGYTDGVIRVWGIGRY from the exons ATGGCGCAAGAGCAACTGATCCTTCGGGGCACGATGCGCGCCCACACTGACTGGGTGACTGCCATTGCCGCACCCGTCGACAATTCTGACATGATCGTCTCTTCCTCCCGTGACAAATCCCTTATTCTCTGGTCCCTCACCAAGGAGGACAAAAACTATGGAGTTGCCCGCCGGCGCCTCACTGGACACGGACACTTCGTTGAGGACGTTGTCCTGTCATCCGATGGACAGTTTGCTCTTTCTGGTTCTTGGGATGGAGAGCTCCGTCTCTGGGATCTGCAATCTGGGGGCACAGCACGCCGCTTTGTGGGGCATACTAAAGACGTGTTGTCTGTTGCTTTCTCGATCGATAACAGGCAGATCATGTCAGCCTCTAGGGACAAGACGATTAAGCTGTGGAATACCCTTGGCGAATGCAAATATACGATTCAGGATCAGGACGCTCATTCCGATTGGGTTTCTTGTGTGAG GTTTTCTCCAAATGCCCTGCAGCCAATGATTGTTTCCGGGTCGTGGGATCGGACAGTTAAGATATGGAATTTGGCTAATTGTAAGCTGAGGTCTACGTTGACTGGCCATTCAGGATATGTGAATACTGTGGCAGTGTCTCCTGATGGGAGTTTGTGTGCTAGTGGTGGGAAAGATGGGATTATTTTGCTTTGGGATTTGGCTGAGGGGAAGAAGCTTTATTCTCTGGATGCTGGCTCTGTTATTCATGCTCTGTGCTTCAGCCCAAATAGGTATTGGCTGTGTGCAGCCACAGAGTCTAGTATCAAGATTTGGGATTTGGAAAGCAAGAGTGTCGTGGTAGATCTTAAGGTTGATTTAAAGCAAGAGAGCGAGATGGCTGCTGAGGAAACAACTCAGTCTGTTGCTTGTAAAAACAAG ATCAATTACTGCACCTGTCTTAGCTGGAGTGCTGATGGAAGCACCCTTTACAGTGGTTACACAGATGGTGTTATTCGAGTTTGGGGCATTGGACGCTACTAG
- the LOC142542362 gene encoding general transcription factor IIH subunit 2, translating to MSHNETNGEDIRFNREEDDDDDEEGDGRGLDAWERAYADERSWEFLQEDESGLLRPIDNKTLQHAQYRRRLRTATSVRIQKGLIRYLYIVLDLSRAASEMDYKPSRMVVVARQVEAFIREFFDQNPLSQIGLVTLKDGVAHSLTDLGGSPESHIKVLMGKLECSGDASLQNGLDLVHSLLNQIPTYGHREVLILYSALSTCDPGDVNEAIEKCKSSKIRSSVIGLSAELYVCKCLCQKTGGSYYVALDEAHLKELILEHAPPPPAIAEFAIPNLIKMGFPQRAAEGVISICSCHKEAKSGGGYICPRCRARICELPSECRICGLTLVSSPHLARSYHHLFPITPFNDVSPSVLNDPRKLPKNCFGCQQSLLNPGNLPAPCVSCPKCKQHFCFECDIYIHESLHNCPGCEGFRHSKSMDAMQG from the exons ATGTCGCACAATGAAACAAATGGTGAAGATATACGATTTAACAGGGAAGAGgacgatgatgatgatgaagaaggaGATGGTAGGGGGCTTGATGCATGGGAAAGGGCATATGCTGATGAGAGATCTTGGGAGTTTCTTCAAGAGGATGAATCTGGGCTTCTCCGCCCTATTGACAACAAAACCCTTCAACATGCTCAATATCGTCGACGTCTTCGCACTGCGACATCTGTCCGAATTCAGAAAGGCCTGATTCGTTATTTGTACATTGTTCTTGATCTATCTCGG GCCGCGTCAGAGATGGATTATAAACCAAGTCGAATGGTTGTTGTTGCTCGACAAGTGGAGGCTTTCATCAGGGAGTTCTTCGACCAAAATCCTTTAAGTCAAATTGGTTTAGTGACATTAAAAGATGGAGTTGCACATAGTCTTACAGATCTTGGCGGAAGTCCTGAGTCCCATATCAAAGTGTTGATGGGTAAGTTGGAATGCTCTGGCGACGCGTCCCTCCaaaatggtcttgatcttgtacACAGCCTCTTGAATCAAATCCCAACATACGGTCACCGTGAAGTTCTTATTTTGTATTCTGCTCTTAGCACTTGTGATCCTGGTGATGTAAATGAAGCCATCGAAAAGTGCAAGAGTTCTAAAATCAGGTCCTCAGTTATTGGTCTCTCTGCGGAGCTTTACGTGTGCAAATGTCTTTGCCAAAAAACTGGTGGATCATATTACGTTGCCCTAGATGAG GCTCACTTGAAAGAGTTAATCCTTGAGCATGCACCGCCGCCCCCAGCTATAGCGGAATTTGCGATTCCAAATCTAATCAAGATGGGTTTTCCACAAAGAGCGGCAGAAGGTGTGatctcaatttgttcttgtcaTAAGGAGGCTAAGAGTGGTGGGGGATATATTTGCCCGAGATGCAGAGCTCGCATCTGTGAACTTCCAAGTGAATGTCGAATATGTGGGCTGACACTTGTTTCATCACCCCATTTGGCAAGATCTTACCATCACCTCTTTCCTATTACGCCATTTAATGATGTATCACCATCAGTGTTAAATGATCCACGCAAATTGCCGAAAAATTGTTTTGGTTGCCAGCAATCTCTTCTGAATCCAG GAAACTTGCCAGCTCCTTGTGTTTCTTGTCCAAAATGCAAGCAACATTTTTGCTTCGAATGTGATATTTATATTCACGAGAGCCTGCACAATTGTCCGGGTTGTGAGGGCTTCCGGCACTCCAAGTCCATGGATGCTATGCAAGGATGA
- the LOC142542361 gene encoding cyclin-dependent kinase D-1-like, whose protein sequence is MAEVEQLISKKVADRYLKREVLGEGTYGVVFKAIDTKTGQTVAIKKIRLGKQKEGVNFTALREIKLLKELKDENIIELIDTFPHKGNLHLVFEFMETDLEAVIRDRNIVLSPADIKSYIQMTLKGLAFCHRKWVLHRDMKPNNLLIGSRGQLKLADFGLARLFGSPDRRFTHQVFARWYRAPELLFGAKQYGPGVDVWAAACIFAELLLRRPFLQGNSDIDQLGKIFAAFGTPKPSQWQDMVYLPDYVEYQFVPGQPLRTLFPMASDDTLDLLSKMFTYDPKSRISAQHALEHRYFSSIPPPTEPALLPRPPPKRESVNPKVSDFNAQEGPTVLSPPRKVRRVMPHREGFDLNAHHVDKMDVHGNEIRPTDGERSRQAPTSLDFSVFGMRPLNRPTINIADRSHLKMKLDLEFQLPGEE, encoded by the exons ATGGCAGAAGTGGAGCAGTTAATTAGCAAGAAAGTTGCCGATCGTTACCTGAAGCGGGAGGTCCTCGGCGAAGGTACATACGGTGTCGTTTTCAAAGCCATCGATACCAAG ACAGGGCAGACAGTCGCTATTAAGAAGATTCGACTGGGGAAGCAGAAGGAGGGGGTGAATTTTACCGCATTGAGAGAAATTAAATTGCTCAAGGAGCTTAAGGATGAAAATATTATCGAGTTAATTGACACCTTCCCCCATAAGGGGAACTTGCATCTCGTGTTTGAGTTCATGGAGACAGATTTAGAGGCCGTTATCCGGGATAGGAATATAGTTCTTTCCCCAGCTGATATAAAGTCATACATTCAGATGACCTTGAAGGGACTTGCGTTTTGCCATAGGAAATGGGTCCTGCATAG GGACATGAAACCCAACAACTTGCTTATAGGATCCCGTGGACAGCTTAAACTTGCTGATTTTGGTCTAGCTCGTTTATTTGGGAGCCCTGATCGGAGATTCACTCACCAG GTTTTTGCTAGATGGTACAGAGCACCTGAGCTGTTGTTTGGTGCTAAACAATATGGTCCAGGGGTAGATGTATGGGCTGCAGCTTGTATTTTTGCTGAACTACTCTTACGTCGACCATTTCTGCAG GGAAATAGTGATATTGATCAACTGGGAAAGATTTTTGCCGCTTTTGGAACACCAAAGCCATCTCAGTGGCAAGATATGGTATATCTTCCTGATTACGTGGAATATCAATTTGTTCCTGGCCAACCGTTGCGTACATTATTTCCCATGGCTAGTGATGACACCTTGGATCTTTTATCTAAGATGTTTACATACGATCCAAAATCAAGGATTTCAGCACAACATGCGCTGGAGCATCG GTATTTTTCTTCCATTCCTCCACCTACAGAACCTGCTTTGCTCCCAAGGCCTCCACCAAAGAGGGAGTCAGTCAATCCTAAGGTTTCAGACTTCAATGCCCAGGAGGGTCCAACTGTATTGTCTCCTccaagaaaagttagaagagtGATGCCTCATCGTGAGGGATTTGATCTAAATGCTCACCACGTGGATAAAATGGATGTTCATGGTAATGAGATAAGACCGACAGATGGAGAGAGGAGCAGACAGGCTCCAACATCGCTAGATTTCTCAGTTTTTGGAATGAGGCCACTTAATAGACCAACTATTAACAT